One window of Mucilaginibacter inviolabilis genomic DNA carries:
- a CDS encoding lysophospholipid acyltransferase family protein: MKMILKKVHIYLYVLSVALSYFIFWPFFYYCSRKPERYRSMNRLRRFWGLISSAAVGFFYRFEFEEPVDWSKTYIVCANHTSNLDIAAMCVLVNNNCSFMGKQELEDGLVTGLFFRSVDIPVNRDSKMSSFRAFKKAAEKLQNGITMIIFPEGKIADDYPPQLQEFKNGPFRLAIELKIPIIAVTSPNTWQMLWDTGLQYGSKPGICDFYVHKPIDTTTLTVDDADMLRDRVYDMMKQKLNGQQQLVMV; this comes from the coding sequence ATGAAAATGATATTGAAAAAAGTACATATCTACCTGTATGTGCTCAGCGTGGCATTATCTTATTTTATATTCTGGCCGTTTTTTTACTATTGTTCCAGAAAACCGGAGCGTTACAGGAGCATGAACCGGCTGCGAAGGTTCTGGGGCTTAATTAGTTCGGCTGCGGTTGGTTTCTTTTACCGATTTGAGTTTGAAGAGCCTGTTGACTGGAGCAAAACCTATATTGTATGTGCCAATCATACCTCTAATCTGGATATTGCAGCCATGTGTGTGTTGGTGAATAATAATTGCAGCTTTATGGGTAAACAGGAACTGGAAGATGGACTGGTAACCGGCTTGTTTTTTCGTTCGGTTGATATTCCGGTAAACCGGGATAGTAAAATGTCATCATTCCGGGCGTTTAAGAAAGCGGCAGAGAAATTACAGAACGGTATTACCATGATTATTTTTCCCGAAGGTAAAATAGCCGACGATTACCCGCCGCAATTACAGGAGTTTAAAAATGGGCCTTTCAGGCTGGCTATTGAATTGAAAATACCTATTATCGCGGTAACCTCACCCAATACCTGGCAAATGCTTTGGGATACAGGGCTTCAATATGGCAGTAAACCAGGTATTTGTGATTTTTATGTACATAAACCCATTGATACAACTACGCTCACTGTTGACGATGCCGATATGTTACGCGACAGGGTTTATGACATGATGAAACAAAAACTTAACGGGCAACAACAGTTAGTGATGGTTTAG
- the trpS gene encoding tryptophan--tRNA ligase has product METVVSGIRSTGNLHLGNYYGALQNFIKMQSEYNCFFFIADLHSLTTHPTPADLHTNVKQVLVEYLAAGIDPDKATIYVQSDVPEIAELYLYLNMNAYLGELERATSFKDKVRANPDNVNAGLLTYPVLMAADIIIHKATKVPVGKDQEQHLEMARTFGNRFNRLYNHDYFPEPYAFSYSNNLVKIPGLDGKGKMGKSEGEGNAIFLSDTPEAIRKKVMRAVTDGGPTTENQTKPQEIQNLFDLMKVVSSADTLAHFDNLYNTCSIRYGDLKKQLAEDMIIATAPIRDRINAIANDAAYLSKVAQHGADKARESASKTIREVREIIGFRKF; this is encoded by the coding sequence ATGGAAACTGTTGTTAGTGGCATCCGTTCAACCGGAAATCTGCACTTAGGAAATTACTACGGAGCGCTGCAAAATTTTATCAAAATGCAGTCGGAATATAACTGCTTTTTTTTCATCGCCGATCTGCACTCATTAACTACGCACCCTACCCCGGCCGATTTGCATACCAACGTAAAGCAGGTTTTGGTAGAGTACCTGGCTGCGGGCATCGATCCGGATAAAGCAACGATCTACGTACAATCAGACGTGCCCGAGATTGCCGAATTATATTTATACCTCAACATGAACGCCTATCTGGGCGAGCTGGAACGCGCTACCTCTTTCAAAGATAAAGTACGCGCCAACCCCGATAATGTAAACGCAGGTTTGCTTACATACCCGGTATTAATGGCGGCTGATATTATTATTCATAAAGCTACCAAAGTACCTGTTGGTAAAGATCAGGAACAACACCTGGAAATGGCCCGCACTTTTGGCAACCGTTTTAACAGGCTGTATAACCATGATTACTTCCCCGAGCCTTACGCCTTCAGCTATAGCAACAACCTGGTGAAAATCCCGGGCCTCGACGGCAAGGGAAAAATGGGAAAATCAGAAGGTGAGGGCAATGCCATTTTCCTGAGTGATACTCCGGAGGCTATCCGCAAAAAAGTAATGCGTGCAGTGACTGATGGCGGCCCGACCACAGAAAATCAAACCAAACCGCAAGAGATCCAGAATTTGTTTGATCTGATGAAGGTAGTTTCATCGGCAGATACCCTGGCTCATTTTGATAACCTGTACAATACCTGCAGCATCCGTTACGGCGACCTGAAAAAACAACTTGCCGAAGATATGATCATTGCTACAGCCCCTATCCGCGACCGCATTAATGCTATTGCCAACGATGCCGCCTACCTGAGCAAGGTGGCTCAGCACGGTGCCGATAAAGCCCGCGAAAGCGCTTCAAAAACTATACGTGAGGTAAGGGAAATTATAGGTTTCAGGAAATTTTAA